Within the Pan troglodytes isolate AG18354 chromosome 2, NHGRI_mPanTro3-v2.0_pri, whole genome shotgun sequence genome, the region TAGCTAAGTCCCAACCTTTGGAGACTGGAGGGGGTGAGTCCTGGGCCCTCTCTGCTGAGGCCACCATGTTGCCAATTCTACACTGTTGCTGCCACCACTTGCTGGCTGAGCTTGGTGGACGGGTACTGtgatcttgttttcttttctgggcCCCACCCAGGAAAAGAACACTGGTATCCTTGCTCTCAGTTTCTCCAAATTGTATGGAGATTGTTAGCCACCTTCAACGGTTATTGTGGGGGAATGGATCTGGACAAAGGCCACTTTCTCAGGGACACATGGCAAGCTAAGCTCTCTAGTTTCCCGTCCAACTTGCtctatatttagtatttttagtataaGTTTAGGCCTAGATTCCTTGAAGTTTTTGAAACTCTAAATCCTGTTTTTTCCTCAAAAAGCATGGTTCTTGCCAATCAAAAGATTTTTGCCTCTGCCATTAGTTTTAAGAGTCTATTCCAAGATTTTGAGTCTATTTTAGAAAGTCAGAAGCCAGTATTTGATTTTAATTCCTTGGATTGCTAGtataaagtttcttttctttacattttgctagtaatttttaaaaatgggaatgagTGTTTAATTATaatcatgatttttcttctttaaaatagttACAGTGATGGATTTTTCACTGTTGAGCCATCAGTATTTTCCTGGAGAAACCcctatatatatagaaagaatttTGATCGCAATTTGcttatagtttatttagagtttttacaTCTACATTTGTTATTAACAGTAGtctaaattttcctttctcataaTATACTTGTCTGGTTTTGACATCAGTGCTTTGCCAGCATGATAGATAGTTGGGTGGCTTTCTATTCTTTCTATACTCTAGAATAGTTTGGAGTACTTGGAATGATCTGCTGTTTTACATTTTGCAGAACTATTCTTGGTGGCAAAAAGTGCCCATTGCTCACAATACCCATTTTATcctttaaatgtatatgtgtgtagtaTTTTAATTAGAGAGACAGAGggcaagacagagacagagagagagagcgagagagagagtatgtgtgtgtgtgtgtgttctttttcaAAAACTTCATTATATCAGGGCTTTCTTATAGCCGGAGTCACAAgtccacttgaagaggcagtttGTAGAGTGGTTAAGAGCCCAGGTACTGGCGTCAGATGCTTGCAGTTGAATCCTGGTAACCTCATCCCTTCGCTCctctgagcatttttttcttcagcatccTCCCTCCTGCTTACCCTTCTCTTCTAGCTTTCTCCTTTCCAGAACTGTGGTCCTCTCTTGTCCACTGAAAGCATTTCTCCCACTCGCTTCATGATGTGAGCTTTCCTGGGTGAAGTTAAtttctttatcttcattttacttgGGCTCAGGAGAGAGGATTAAGTGTGTTTCAAACAGCTAAATTTTCTCTCCTGCTTTaccttttctaatttttagtttCATCCTCCAGCTTCCTTTCATTTGAGGTATGTCCATGATAAACAACATATGGTTGGGTATTTTTAAAACCCAAAGTGAGATTCTGTTAATAGACACATTTTACCCATTTCCATTTAACACAGACTTATCCATCTTTGAGTTTTCTATCTATCgtgctttcttattattttcttccatttcatgcTGCTGTTGAATTGATTGAGTTTTCCCCTTCATGTTTTTCTTCTAATGTTTTAGGAGTTGTGGCAGAGGCTGCTGATTGCCTCCCCAAAATCCACGTTCACTTCTACCTTAGAAATGGAACCTAGATGTAGAGGACATTGTTCTGTTCATCAACAttcttgttctcttttcctttttggcaGGTGGGAAGATTGTATTTCCCTTCTCCTTGAGGTTAGACACAGTTACATGGCTAGTTGAGCCAACAGAAGAGGAGCCGAAGTGAAATATGACACTTCCAAGTGAAAGACTATAACTGCTGATGCTTTTCTCTCATCCCTGCCAAGAGCACAATCACAGAGGTTCATATCCATATGAAGGCAGTATCAGAGTGGAGGAGCTTGGAATGCTGAGCAAACACACGGAGGAACGCTGCTGTGGTGCATTACATGGACTCCAGCAGGCTTCGCATGAGTGACAAATACACTTGTCAAGCCACTGAGATTAGGCAGTTTGTCCTGCAGCACAATCTAGCCTATTTGGATGTATCTGAGTTTAGTCATGGTAGCATTATGCATCCTTGTAGCTGGGAGGGTCAAGTAACAGTTCtagcaaacaaaatataaattgagGTGACTGGGCAAGTTAGCCTTCTAGGAAAagccttttaaagaaataaattcagcTGGcatgagcagtttctctttttgtccttcattttcttGCCTGGAATGTAGACATGATGGCTGGAACTGTAGGAGTTATCTTGACAGCATGAGGACTAGGGTCCCATCCAATGGTGCAGTGTGGACAGAGGAAAGGAGATGGGACCCTGCTGACATCATGGAGCTGCCATACTTTGGACTTCCCACATCTGGGATTCATTTACGGGAGAGGAAAACAAACTTTTGTGTTGTTTAACCCACTGTTTTTCAAGTTTCTATTCCTAACAGCCCAGTGCAATTTTTAACTGTTATGGAAGGTACAGAAGTAATTTTAATTCTTCCAGTATTTATACtattagtttttcatatttttattgtggaAACTTTCAAACATATCCAAAAATACAGACAGTAGTCATCATCCAGCTTCAGCAATGATCAACTCATAGCCAATCATGCTCCACTCACATCCTCCACTTTCTCCTCCTGGGttgatatctatatatatattacatattttatatatatatatatgtgtgtgtgtgtgtatatatatatatatagagagagagagagagagagactagagacagggtctcacaatgctgcccaggctggtcttgaacccctgggctcaagcaatcctcccaccttggcctcccaaagtcctgggattacaggcgtgagccactgctcccaaccCTGGGTTGATTCTTGCAACTGGTTCTGCTGCTGTTATGGGTGACATGTTGTTTATCCTCAATCCACCTCTGAGAAATGGACCTCTCTGTGCCCCACCCCTTGACCTAAACTCACCTTCTGCAATGCCCATggtccctgccttggcctcaggTGGCAAGGTCTTTATAGTCTGTGGCTTCCTGTCTCTATCTCAGGCCTCTTTGCCACCACCAGTCCTCTTGGCACTTCTTGCCTCCCCCATCTGGGGATCCCAGGGATCTTGGCTACTTACATGCTCCATAGGGAAGTGTACAGGACTCAGTGGGAGCTGTCCCCAGACCCATCACTTAGGCATCTCCCTTGGCTTCTGCTTCCTTTCATCTCTGAGCTATGCAGTCTCCCCAGGTTATATTCTCAGATCTCCCTTTGCCTATTGGGGTGACACAAGGGAAAGAGAtggagggcaggggcaggcagCAGGCTGCAGcagtacctcagcctcctcacaCTCTTTCTCAGGGTCATGCATGggcttttcttttgtctcttcttgTGTAGCTGGAAATTTCTCTGCCCTCTACACCATCCCCCACCTCCTGCCACCCTCTGCATATGGAGGCTTACCAATAGGCTGCTAACACCTCCCGGTTTTCCCAGGACAGTCATGGTTTGCACTTGGTATTTCCAATGTATTTATCAGGAGTgcccctttcactctcaaaatCTATGGTCACCTTTTTAAAGGTAAAACTCTATGCGAAGTTATTTGTTGACACTTGATATGAAAGCACAGCTTTGAGAGTGCCCaggaaacattttttctttcaactcaCTGTAGCTCTTCTACATAAGTGCCTGCTTCCACTAACTTGTGGACTTGAGCAAActcaattttttgaaacaaagctGATCGACTTTTTCACACTAAGCATTTCCACCCTGGCAGGGTGGGGATGGAGTAGGGTGGTGCCCTCCTGTAACATAGGTGTATGTGTGGTCAGCGGGATGCTGGTCAGTCCACTCAAACTGCCTGGCATGGCATGGCGGTGGCTGTGGTCATCTCATTTTGGATTTAGCACGTGGGACACAAAGAAGCAGAAGACAAGGCTCTGGAGACCCTGGGGCTGTGTGGTCAGAGCTGAGGTTGGTGATGTATCAGGTGGGAGGCTTGAAAGCATAGGGTGGGCACCCTGGGGACAAAGAGATGAGATGCCATCTGGGAATCCTTTCCCAGTGGTGGAAGAGAACTGCAGGGGATGGGCCCTCACTTACTGAGCTACCTTCTTAGGGCCTCAGCAGGCTGGGCCAGTGTGAGGGCCAATGCAATTCTTTATTTATGGGAGAGCTGTGGGCACGTATCTCTTGGGGACACCATGTCATCTGAGGGAGGAGCAAGATTGAGGATACTCGGTCCCCCTAGGGTGCTCTCAGATCTACTCCCATCCCAAAGCCACAAGCACAGCCTCCCCTTCTACACTTCAGTGTTTCAGCATATGATACGTGTTCTCAGAAAGAGTTCCTCCTGCAGCTCAATCCTCAGCAATGGTAAGGAGTGACAGGAAGGGCCTCTGAGGTCTGCCTCTGAGAGTCCCACCAGCAGCCTTACCCCTGCTGAGGAGGGGAGAGTGGCTCCAGTGATCTAGGCCAACACTGGCCACAGACCGCACTGTTAAAGAGGAGCCTTTCTCCTGACTCTCATCCCATGCCTCACTCACCTCCTCTTCCTTGGGGCTCTCCAATGCCCACTGCCCACAGGTCCCGACCATCCCTAGCTTCTTAAGGCCCCTGATCACCAGCAGGACACCCAAAGTGGAGTGGTGGTGAAGGCTTTGGATGAAGCTTGGCTTTCTTGGGCTAGCCCTTGAGTCTCATTGCTCACAGCTGGGTGGTGCCATCTTCTTGAGATCCTGTCTATCTGGGACAAGAGGTCTCACTCATGTTCCCCTCAAAAGCCCCTCCCATTCAGCCCCCAGCTACCAAGCTGTGTCTTCCTGTTTCCAAAAGTTTTTGACCCAAAGTGGTGCTCCCACTGGATTCCTATTTCACTTGGCATTGTTAGCATATCAGAGAGCAGGAAGCCTTGATGACCTGTCTCCTGTGTTCAGCATGAAATTCTGTAGAGCATCCTCAAGTGGGACTAATGGGCCAGCTGAGAAGGGCTTAACTCAGCAGTTCCCAAACCAAGACTGCACTTTGGAATCCTGATGCCAGGCCTCATACCAGTCCAGTTAAAGCAGAATCCCTGGGTGGATCCaggtatcattattttttttagtgTCCTAGGGGATTGCAATGTCCTATGTTGAAAATATATAACTCAGAGACTTAAACCATTGCCAATCCAGGTTTTAAACACCTCTCACTCTTGGGGTAGCACCTAAGGGGTTAGTCATGCAGAGTTCCTATTATGCCCAGCTGCAGACCTATCTAGTTTCATACCACTTGCTGCTGTGAGTAGGAGGTGGGCAGAGCTGTATCCAGCACCACTGAATGGGTTCCCTTGGAAGAGCGGGATTCAGTCAGAAAGTCCAGGTACCCAGTTGCTTCACTGCCACCTGCAGCTACTGCAGATGATGGGTGTCAGGCTGAACCCTGAGCCCTCACATCTGCTACAGCTGTTCTGGAGActcacccccaacacacacacacacacacacacacacacacacacacacacacggattaGGGAAAGTGTCACCCAGCTGCAAGGCATGAAGACCCCTGCACACCTCCCTTCCCACCGCTCCTGCAGGGCCCACCATGGAAAGACCCTGCGGAGGGTTGCAGACCTCAGACTTCTGGGATGGAGGTTCACACAAACATCTGAGGGACACAAGCTGAGAGTGAGGGGCCTTGGGCATGGATGACAAAGCAGAGACAGTGAGAGACCACATGAGAGATGGTTGCGCCATAGGTgcccagagacagagagagacttagCAAAGCAGTGGCCCAGCAGCACCCACCCAAGGCAGGCCCAGCAGACGGTGAGGCATCCTGGGGGGAGGCCAGAGAGGGGACATGGGGGTGAAGGAGGAGCACAGCTGCTTCTGAGGACATGATAGGATTTAGAGGCTGTGTGCCCAATGACCTCCAGTGGCAGAGGGACAACCCTTTCTCCTGCCTATCTCTAGTCCTCTGTTTGTTTACCTGCCCCCATGccacccccaccaccatcccCCCACAGCCCCCgagtctctctcccctccccgaTCCCATGCCTGGTTCTCCCAGGAAGTGCCCAGCAGAGGGGAGGGAAGCCTTGTTGTTCAGCCCCAGGGTGGGCAGGCGGCAGGCACAGCTGCTGCCCTCAGCTCCTGCTCTGGCTTCCCCAGGGGCTGGCTCTGGCTGGCTGCTCCCTGACTCCCTTCCCCACCATAAGGCACAGCGTCTGTCCTGCTGTTGCCCAGCTGAAGTGCCAtgtcctcctgcctccctgccaAGCACTCTGCCGGCCCTGAGGGCCTTGCCAAGCACAGGCCTGTGGAATCCTGGCCTTCCCAGCTGGCCCTGGCTGCAGCCAGATTCTCTGATCTTCTGATCTGAATGGAGATGCCTGGACAGGGGCTGCAGGAGACTAAAGCCCAATGCCTACTCCCACTGTGGAAGGGGCCAAAATCAGGCTGACTGAGGCATCATTGCTTGACCTGGGCCCTGGGGTCTCTCTTGGATGCAAGACTGTCCCAGTATGCTGTTAGGAACAGGGGCCTAGGTTGGTGACCTGAGGACAGGGGCTCTAGACCACACCAGGGAATCTTTCTGGGGGGAAGGCAGAAAACTTAGGGGCTGAACCCTCCTCCATGAGTCTAATCTCCAAAGGGCAAGTGTATGGTCAGTAAGGGTCTTTATTGGAAGAGAGATCCAGCCTCCTTGGCTCTGTCAGCGCCCTAGGTCATGATGATTTCGATGTCAAGCTCCAGCCGGCTGGCTCTGACCTCATAGTGGCCCCGGATCAGGCCTCGGGTTTGGCTGGCATGCCAGCGCCAGTGAGACTGGATGATGCAGGCCGCTTGGCGTGCCTGGAGGAACCACCTGCGGGCCTGCCACATTCGAACCTGTGCCTGCACCTTCACCACCGCCCACTCCTGGCAGGTGTAGAGTCTTAGTGCCAGGCGCCGTCTTTGCTCCAACATCTTGGCCTGCATTGACCTCCACCAGCACTGGATGACCCAGGCTCTGAGTGCTGCATGCAGTAACGTCCGGCGCACCATGTTTCCACGCCACCATGACTGAATCTTTATGGCTGTCTTCTCTAACTGATTGGGGGGAAGGAAAAACAGGGAGATGCTCAATGGGGGACCCTCCCCTCCTGTTCCTATCCCCATCTCCGATCTTGGGAGGAAAGAAGGCCTGGCCCAGGTGCCCCTGACTTCTTGTTTCTAGGGCCCATCCATCTTGTTTCCAATCCCCCACTCACATTTAGACACGGTTCATTACCTCTCAGGTAAGTCCCTACTGCAAGGGCCTTACTCACATTTTGCGTGTCCATGGCCTTGATCCTTAGGGTCCACTTATCTGTCATTTAGGCCACCCTTGTCTTTAGCCCCACCCTCAACTGTTAGTCACAACTCCATCATTGGACTCCGCCCACTTGCACACAAGACTCTACCTCATGAGGTCCTGTCTGCACACATTTTAACcacatttctctctcctcttctcttgctTTCATCTCTTTTGCTTTATTGattcccaccactttgggagccTACCATTATCTCTTGCCTTCAGTTTATTTCCCAGCCCCAGTGGCATTCCTGATCCTCCTGATGGCAGTGAAGAGAGAGTCATGCAGCTTACCAAAAGGAAGGAGTTTTACTTTAAGCCTCTACTCATAGCCAATTTGGATTTCCTGAAGCTTAAGTGTCAGGGCGCCTGTCAGGGCCCGAGGAACGTGTTTACAGAGCTGTATATTTTTGGGTAAAATTTGTGAAAGCAAGATATTTCAGCTGCAATTGGAGAGGACCTCTGTCTCTCTTCCCTCTTACTCCCTCTGTCACTCACCTCCTGTTGAGTGGGGTGGAATGGCAGCCTCTTTTGACACGAGACTAAGGGAAGGCTGAGTTGGGATagactcagtttttttttttttcttttttttttgagacggagtctcgctctgttgcccaggctggagtgtagtggcataatctcggctcactgcaagctccgcctcccgggttcaggccattctcctgcctcagcctcctgagtagctgggactacaggtgcccgccaccacgcccggctaattttttgtctttttagtagagacggggttccactgtgttagccaggatggtctcgatctcctgacctcgtgatccgccctcctctgcctcccacagtgctgggattacaggcgtgagccaccgcgcccggcctagactCAGTTTAACAGCATAGATTTGTGTGGTTCACAGTCACCCTTGGGAACACATAAATCCTTGCTAGCCATTCTGGTGTTGCTGTGTTCATTCACCTTGCTCATGGCGTGAAGATGCAGGAACAGAAGCGCTGCTATCCAATAAGAACGTGTCTTCCAGTGCTGGCACCAAAAGTATTTGGGCAGGGGAGGAAAAGTAAGTGTGAAAAGTATGGAACCAGAAGCCAGTCTGTAGAAAATTCTTCCTGTTATTAGATGTGTAAAACTATAAGTGGAAGATTCAAGTCTCATTGATGCCTGATTAAAATTGAAGTTCTCTCTTTTCAGGAATATACTTGACAATGCAATGATacaattttaaacatttccatacttttttcttttcttggtggGAATTTTGTGAAATAGAATTTATCTGAATTCCTGTGATTGTAGGGCACAACCAGCAGAGCTACTGTAAACAAcgtggaagtcagtgtgaaaAATCACATGCTTTATGCATACCAAATGTCAATCATAAGAATATTTCTGTAGACAAAGCAGTTGTAAAATCATCCTATGAAGAAACATTAAAAGGTTATGCAGCTGAAATGTAGGAAAATATAGAGGTGGGTCAGttaattcatataaatattatgtttgATGTATTTATcaacttaaaaaatgtataactgttgtaatttgttttctcatctttaataaATACTCACTAATTTGACATCTCTAATTTTGTGTGCTTTTCTTAAAGTAGGCTTTCTAAATGATATGTTTTAGGTCCCACAAAACCTGGCTCTGTCCTGCCTCACTGTAAGAATGCAGTTGTGCAAGCAGATCTCCTGGGAGCTCACAAAAAGCTGTGCTTCTAGGATTCAGAATTAGCACAGGCCATTTTGGCTCTGGCTTTAGCACGCATTTCATTACCCATTTTTCTGCAGGAAGGTTTGCTGGGTGCCCACGGCTTGTAGGGCCACACACTGTCCATGGCTTCTGTTTATATGTTTTTGAGGATCCTGCTGCCTCATATCATTGCTATGGCACTGCTCATCTGGGCATCTTACAGGTTCTGGCCCCACTGTCAAACAAGCAACCTTGGTAAACCAAGCATGTTTAAAGTCCTCAAAATAGTGGATCCTATTACTTCCCTTAATGACTGCCAATCTGGGTGAGCAAATGCTGGAACCAGCCATCTCAAGGGCCTTCACTTAGTCCCGGTGTCAGGCATCCACCCCGACAGGAGGGATCACTTAGCGGCCAGTGTTCTGGGGGCTCAGCCCTTCCAGGCCAGGTTGCCATGGTCAAGATGACACACTCCACCATTTCTCCCCCATTTTGGCCTGGTTGGGAGTTGCCATAATACCGTAACTTTGCTATCTTCTTGGCTGTCCCTGGAAAATCCTGCCAGAGTTCACAGTTTTGCAGTTGAAAGTGGCagcagatgggggtgggggttagACAAACTCCCTGAGTCTTACTAAGTTTTCACAGAGCATGGTCCTCGGTCTCTATTTCCTCACTACTTCTTCTCCAGCttcctgttcttttcttcttgcttgatatatatatttttctgattataaatatAGTACATGTCTGTTGCCAAAATTTCAATATGCAGACACATATAAGGCGGAAAGGGAATTTCCCATGAATTTTTTCCCCAGAGCTATTCTTTCAGATCTTATACCATGTATAACTGATgtaaattttctaataaaataacttacttttaattaaacatgtaaaatatattcttGTAAAAATTTATGCATTTCAAAATTTACCTTGGCGATCAATGTTTCCTCCTCTGCATTGTTATTGGTTCCAGCTTGGAGGGTATCCTGGACAACTAGTTAtgcatttatctattttgtttttaactgtgcATTTATAAACACACTACATCCATGTacctaaaaaatacataatactgtttttaatgtgtttctgtgtatcttttttaattaattgaagTAATCATGTAACTTAAAATTGAttgtttt harbors:
- the IQCF6 gene encoding IQ domain-containing protein F6 isoform X2; amino-acid sequence: MTDKWTLRIKAMDTQNLEKTAIKIQSWWRGNMVRRTLLHAALRAWVIQCWWRSMQAKMLEQRRRLALRLYTCQEWAVVKVQAQVRMWQARRWFLQARQAACIIQSHWRWHASQTRGLIRGHYEVRASRLELDIEIIMT
- the IQCF6 gene encoding IQ domain-containing protein F6 isoform X1, with amino-acid sequence MDTQNVSKALAVGTYLRGNEPCLNLEKTAIKIQSWWRGNMVRRTLLHAALRAWVIQCWWRSMQAKMLEQRRRLALRLYTCQEWAVVKVQAQVRMWQARRWFLQARQAACIIQSHWRWHASQTRGLIRGHYEVRASRLELDIEIIMT
- the IQCF6 gene encoding IQ domain-containing protein F6 isoform X3 produces the protein MVRRTLLHAALRAWVIQCWWRSMQAKMLEQRRRLALRLYTCQEWAVVKVQAQVRMWQARRWFLQARQAACIIQSHWRWHASQTRGLIRGHYEVRASRLELDIEIIMT